The following DNA comes from Desulfuromonas sp..
ACCTGGGCCTGGACAAGGAACGCCCCTTCGTGGCCGTCAACTGCAGCGCGATCAGCTCCGGACTGCTCGAGAGCGAGCTGTTCGGCCACGTCAAGGGGGCCTTCACCGGGGCGGACCGGGAGAGACAGGGATTGTTCGGCGCGGCCGAAGGGGGGACCCTCTTCCTGGACGAGATCGGGGAGATGCCCCTGGAGCTTCAGCCCAAGCTGCTCCGGGTTCTTCAGGAAAGGGAGCTGCGCCGCGTCGGGGACACCCGTCCGCGCGAGGTGAACGTGCGGGTGCTGGCCGCCACCGGCCGCAACCTGACCGAGGAATGCAACGAGGGGCGGTTCCGCATCGACCTCTTCTACCGTCTCAACGTGGTCGAGATCCGCATTCCCCCTCTGCGCGAGCGTCCCGAGGACATCCCTCCGCTGGTCGATCACTTCTGCCGCCAGCTCGCCGCCCGGGAGGTGCGCCCCGTACCGACCCTTACCGCCGAGGCCATGGAGATGCTGCGGCAGTACCCCTGGCCCGGGAACATCCGGGAGCTGCGCAATTTCGTGGAAAAAACCCTGATCTTTTGTCGGGACGAGCAGATCGGGCTCTCCGACCTGCCCTGGGAGGTGCGCCGGCAGGAGCGGGATTTACCGGAGGACCTCTCCCTGAAAAAGGCCATCGAGCGGATGGAGCGGGAATATATCCGCAAGGCCCTTTTGGCCACCGAAGGCAACCGCACCCACGCCGCCAAACGCCTGGAGATCAGCCTGCGGGCCCTGCTCTACAAATTGAAGGAGTACGATGTCGATCAGGACTGACCGGCCGCGGGAGCTGTGAAATGTCTGCGCGGCAGGTATGCAAAAGTTGCGCACCTCCGGGGGGGCGAGGCCGTCCTGTTGGCAAAAACAATCAAAAAAACCAGTAGCTTAAGGCTGGTGTTGGCGTCGGAATGCATTTTGCACTTCTGGTTTTTGAAGATAATTTTTGGAGAATTTTATGGGGGTCACCCATCAGACCAATTTGAAAAGCCAGAAGGGTTTCACCCTGATGGAGCTGCTGATCGGCATCGCGGTCGCCGGAATTCTCGCGAGCATCGCCTATCTGGGCAGCGGGTTTCTGGATAAGTACAGGCTCACCGCGGCATCGCGCGAATTACTCGCCGATTTGCAGTGGGTTCGACAGAACGCGGTGACCCGTTCGACTCCGGACGACCCTTCGGACCCCGATCATGCCAATCACGGTTTTGGCATTCGCTTCGATTCAGCATCGCAATACACCCTCTTTGAGTTCAACGACGATCAAACGGGTGCCAAAGAATTTTTCAAGTACGAGGGCGCTGCCGAAGAGAGCGGCCCGAGGGTCAAGGATCTGCCCCAGGGGGCAACGGTGACCAAGGGGGCGGCTGCCAATCCGACGGGTGAGGTCCTGCTCTATGGCCGAAACGGTATGGCCCGGGACCGGAACTGGTCGACTACGGACGCCACCTTCGTACTGCGGCTTCACGAGGTTTCACCTCCTCGCTGCGTGGTGATCAGTGCGGTCAGGATCAGGGAGGGGGTCTGGATAGATGGAGCGTGCGATGCCAGATAAGTTGTGGGGAAAAGGAAACGGTTCGGGTCGAAAACCCTTCTCGCATGAGATGAAGGGGTTCACTCTGGTGGAGATGATGATCGCCCTGTTCATCCTTTCGGTCTCCATTCTCGGGCTGACCGCGGCGACCCTCACGGTCATGCGGACGAACCTCGACAACGATGTCCGAAACGCAGCCGTGCGCCTGACCAAGGAATTGGCCGAAGATCTTTTCGCCGCAGATTTCGAGGCATCCTCCTTGACCGAAACCACCACCACGACAGAAAGCGGAACGGTGACGACCCCGCACTCCGCGACCCGCCTGGTCCGATTGCGCGGAGCGGAAAAATCCTTCTCCCTTTCCTGGGAGGTCAATGCCAAGACCAACGACCTCAAGGAAGTGGAAATCACCGTTTCTTCCCAACTCGGGGACAAAACCATCGAAAACAAGTCCGCCATCTACAAGCACCGGGCTCTTTAGAGGAAGGTCGTGATGAAGGCTGAATCGATTCAGCGGAGCGCACCGCGAGGGATGCACGGTTTCCGCAGGCTTTTGGCTATCCTGACTTGCCGTAACGACCAGAGGGGGTTCAGCCTCACCGAGATGCTCATCACGGTGGGGATCTTTTCCGTGATTATGGGCGGGGCCTACGGCGCCTTCATTACGCAGATGAAGCATTCGACCC
Coding sequences within:
- a CDS encoding sigma-54 dependent transcriptional regulator; translated protein: MQETGKKILVIDDESAMRHMLSMVLEKEGYLVAEAATGEEALSQLEKESFDVALCDIRMPGMDGLAFLEEAGKRHCTATLIMMSAYGSIDTAIECMKRGAYDFISKPFKTDEVILTLRKAEERLRLKRENALLKRELSGGKDGGAPVFASAAMEGIMELVRKVAGASSPVLITGETGTGKEVVARAVHDLGLDKERPFVAVNCSAISSGLLESELFGHVKGAFTGADRERQGLFGAAEGGTLFLDEIGEMPLELQPKLLRVLQERELRRVGDTRPREVNVRVLAATGRNLTEECNEGRFRIDLFYRLNVVEIRIPPLRERPEDIPPLVDHFCRQLAAREVRPVPTLTAEAMEMLRQYPWPGNIRELRNFVEKTLIFCRDEQIGLSDLPWEVRRQERDLPEDLSLKKAIERMEREYIRKALLATEGNRTHAAKRLEISLRALLYKLKEYDVDQD
- a CDS encoding prepilin-type N-terminal cleavage/methylation domain-containing protein, with translation MGVTHQTNLKSQKGFTLMELLIGIAVAGILASIAYLGSGFLDKYRLTAASRELLADLQWVRQNAVTRSTPDDPSDPDHANHGFGIRFDSASQYTLFEFNDDQTGAKEFFKYEGAAEESGPRVKDLPQGATVTKGAAANPTGEVLLYGRNGMARDRNWSTTDATFVLRLHEVSPPRCVVISAVRIREGVWIDGACDAR
- a CDS encoding prepilin-type N-terminal cleavage/methylation domain-containing protein, translating into MKGFTLVEMMIALFILSVSILGLTAATLTVMRTNLDNDVRNAAVRLTKELAEDLFAADFEASSLTETTTTTESGTVTTPHSATRLVRLRGAEKSFSLSWEVNAKTNDLKEVEITVSSQLGDKTIENKSAIYKHRAL